One segment of Fusarium oxysporum f. sp. lycopersici 4287 chromosome 7, whole genome shotgun sequence DNA contains the following:
- a CDS encoding phenazine biosynthesis protein — MSLQFTTLDVFTTSAFEGNPLAVVTIPPPSQQAPLTQSQKQRIAREFNLSETVFVHDVENRAETDERKIDIFTPQFELPFAGHPTIGTAVFLQPQGVKTMIAKAGRIDLEFENGSPRALIPHDVKLHKERVPKHEIEAGWDGKLAEVAAADEGAPLFSIVNGMTFALVNLPSLELLGAAKVGAMGYIDGDLQDDGWKHDFDSRRYYYTLLDGEISPDGKHVQNLRTRLVKRNMEDPATGSAACALSCYLALYKLSANSIRFNITQGVEMGRESLIVVDAEVETDGAGEKKVKTVHLSGKAVEVMKGTVRVPQ, encoded by the coding sequence ATGAGTCTCCAATTCACCACTCTCGATGTTTTCACCACCAGCGCCTTTGAAGGCAACCCTTTGGCAGTGGTGACGATACCCCCACCAAGCCAACAGGCTCCCCTCACCCAATCTCAAAAGCAACGTATCGCTCGCGAGTTCAACCTCTCCGAGACTGTTTTTGTTCATGATGTTGAAAACCGTGCAGAAACAGACGAGAGGAAGATTGATATCTTTACTCCACAGTTCGAATTGCCATTTGCGGGGCATCCGACTATCGGCACAGCTGTTTTTCTTCAGCCCCAGGGCGTAAAGACAATGATTGCAAAGGCGGGCAGGATTGATCTTGAGTTCGAAAACGGCTCTCCGCGTGCTTTAATTCCCCACGATGTTAAGCTTCACAAGGAACGTGTGCCAAAGCATGAAATTGAAGCTGGTTGGGATGGTAAACTCGCCGAAGTCGCTGCCGCTGACGAGGGCGCACCGCTGTTTAGCATCGTCAACGGGATGACTTTTGCGCTCGTAAATCTCCCATCTCTGGAGTTACTCGGCGCTGCCAAGGTCGGGGCTATGGGTTACATCGACGGCGACTTGCAGGACGACGGTTGGAAACACGATTTTGACTCAAGGCGCTACTACTATACGCTGCTTGACGGTGAGATATCACCTGACGGAAAGCATGTGCAAAATCTTCGCACGAGACTTGTCAAGCGTAATATGGAAGACCCAGCAACTGGAAGTGCTGCGTGCGCGTTGTCGTGTTATTTGGCGTTGTACAAACTATCTGCGAACTCGATCAGGTTCAATATCACGCAGGGTGTTGAGATGGGGCGGGAGAGTCTTATCGTAGTAGATGCTGAGGTCGAGACGGATGGAGCTGGGGAGAAAAAGGTCAAGACTGTTCATCTTAGTGGAAAGGCGGTTGAGGTCATGAAGGGGACTGTTAGAGTACCTCAGTGA